A part of Rhinolophus ferrumequinum isolate MPI-CBG mRhiFer1 chromosome 11, mRhiFer1_v1.p, whole genome shotgun sequence genomic DNA contains:
- the LOC117030187 gene encoding N-alpha-acetyltransferase 10-like: protein MNIRNARPEDLLNMQHCNLLCLPENYQMKYYFYHGLSWPQLSYIAEDENGKTVGYVLAKMEEDPDDVPHGHITSLAVKRSHRRLGLAQKLMDQASRAMTENFNAKYVSLHVRKSNRAALHLYANTLNFQISEVEPKYYADGEDAYAMKRDLTQMADELRRHLELKEKGRHTVLGSVENKVESNGSSLPSSEEACRAEKGLAAENSGGDSKDLSEVSEPTESSDVQDSSEARDWAS from the coding sequence ATGAATATCCGCAATGCGAGGCCGGAGGACCTGCTGAACATGCAGCACTGCAACCTCCTCTGCCTGCCAGAGAACTACCAGATGAAATACTACTTCTACCACGGCCTCTCCTGGCCCCAGCTCTCTTACATCGCTGAAGATGAGAACGGGAAGACTGTGGGGTACGTCCTGGCCAAAATGGAAGAGGACCCAGATGACGTTCCCCACGGACATATCACCTCACTGGCTGTGAAGCGTTCCCACCGGCGCCTCGGCCTGGCTCAGAAGCTGATGGACCAGGCCTCCCGAGCCATGACCGAGAACTTCAATGCCAAATACGTCTCCCTGCATGTCAGGAAGAGTAACCGGGCCGCCCTGCACCTCTATGCCAACACCCTCAACTTTCAGATCAGCGAAGTGGAGCCCAAATACTATGCAGATGGGGAAGATGCATATGCGATGAAGCGGGATCTCACCCAGATGGCTGATGAGCTGAGGCGGCACCTGGAGCTGAAAGAGAAGGGCAGACACACGGTGCTGGGCTCCGTTGAGAACAAGGTGGAGAGCAACGGCAGCTCACTCCCAAGCTCAGAAGAGGCCTGTCGTGCGGAGAAGGGCCTGGCTGCCGAGAACAGTGGTGGTGACAGCAAGGACCTCAGCGAGGTCAGCGAGCCCACTGAGAGCAGCGACGTGCAGGACAGCTCAGAGGCCCGCGACTGGGCCTCCTAG